The window GACGGAGCCTGCCGCCGGGCCCGGCAGGATGGCGAGCGCGTACAGCACATGTCCGTCGGAGAGCTCCCGCGTGACAACCCGGACTCGCTCCTCCTGGCCGGTGACGGGAGAGCGCCCGGAGAGGTCGAGGGAGATCGCGGGGGCGTTTCCGGCCGTGACGCGGCGCACTGAGCCGCGCTCTGGAGTGAGGTACGGGTTGGCGTGCGTAGTCTGCCGCACGAGGTCGTTGGTCGCGTCCTCGAGGCGCGAGCGGCCCTCGAGCGGCCCGCTCGCCCCGGAGCGGTCATTCACGGTCCCTTCGAAGGGAACGTAGTGATTGACCACGACCCCGCAGACGATGGACGGCTCTCCCGAGGATGTCTCGACGACCCCGCCCTGCGGGACGATCGTGACGCCGTACCCCTCCCGCGCCTCGAAGGGACGCCAGTTCTCTGGGTACTCCATCGAGAACATGCCGTTCTTCTGCGTGAACGCGCGCATCCGGGCGGCGGGCGGTTCGATGCGGATCGCGCCGGGGGCGGGAGCGGCCGGCGCGGGCGCGGCGGCGTTCGCGATCTGTTTCATCGAGACCGCGGGCGGGTCGGATCGCAGCGCCGCTTTCACGGCCGGCAGCGCCCCTTGCGCGCGGGAACCGTTGGCGCGGGGAAGCCGCGCCGCCTCCTGGCGGACGCGCTCCTCACGGTCCACCGGCGCGGGATGGTCGGAGAGAAATCGCTCGAGCCGGCCCGGATCGCGCCCTGCCTGCCGGCGGAGAAGCTCGAACATGTCCGCCATCTCGCGGGGGTCGTATCCCGCGCGAGCCATGATCTGCGCGCCGACGATGTCGGCCTGGCTCTCCGCCGTGCGCGAGAACCGCAGGAAAAGGGCGTTCAACCCGACGCCTCCCATCGCCTGGATGATCGACCCGCTGCTCCGGTTGCCTCCGCCGAGGACGCCCCCGAGGAGGCCAACGCCGGCGCGCGCGAGATAGGCCTTCGAGACCTGGTTGGTCTGATGCCGCAGCGCGACGTGGGCGATCTCGTGCGCCATGACGCCGGCGAGCTGTCCTTCGGTGGGGACGAGCTCGATCAATCCGCGGTTGACGTAGAGGAATCCGCCCGGCAGCGCGAACGCGTTGACGTCCGAGAGATTGGTGACGCGGAACTGATACGGGAACTTCGTCCCCGGCGCCGCCGCCGCGAGGCGGCGGCCGATCGCCTCGACGGGGCCTTCGACGGCCGGATCGTGCAGCAGCGGAATCTGCCGCTCGACCTGCGCCGCCGACTGGCGGCCGAGCTCGACGTCCTGCTTGGCAGTGAAAAGATTGAAGCCGGGATGGACGTCGGTCGGAGCCACCGACGCCGCGAGCGCACAGAACGCCAGCGCCCACGCGAGGCCCGCACCGATGGATCTCTGGATGCGCTTCATGGGGGCCCTCCGGAGGGCCCTTCAACGCAAGGGGGATGCCAGAGAGGAAGCTGTCAGCTCACCAACCCACGGGCTTGCCTTTATTCTGCTCATCGAGCCACTTCTGGAGCGGCGCGAAGTAGTCGAGGATGGCGGTGGCGTCCATCTGCCGCTGGCCGGTGGCGGCCTCGAGGGCGTCGGGCCAGGGGTGGCTGGCGCCCATCTCCAACATCTTCGCCAGGCGCGCTCCCGCCGCCTTGTTGCCGT of the Candidatus Binatia bacterium genome contains:
- a CDS encoding M48 family metalloprotease codes for the protein MKRIQRSIGAGLAWALAFCALAASVAPTDVHPGFNLFTAKQDVELGRQSAAQVERQIPLLHDPAVEGPVEAIGRRLAAAAPGTKFPYQFRVTNLSDVNAFALPGGFLYVNRGLIELVPTEGQLAGVMAHEIAHVALRHQTNQVSKAYLARAGVGLLGGVLGGGNRSSGSIIQAMGGVGLNALFLRFSRTAESQADIVGAQIMARAGYDPREMADMFELLRRQAGRDPGRLERFLSDHPAPVDREERVRQEAARLPRANGSRAQGALPAVKAALRSDPPAVSMKQIANAAAPAPAAPAPGAIRIEPPAARMRAFTQKNGMFSMEYPENWRPFEAREGYGVTIVPQGGVVETSSGEPSIVCGVVVNHYVPFEGTVNDRSGASGPLEGRSRLEDATNDLVRQTTHANPYLTPERGSVRRVTAGNAPAISLDLSGRSPVTGQEERVRVVTRELSDGHVLYALAILPGPAAGSVAPTLDRMIASLRVATGGSHR